A portion of the Carya illinoinensis cultivar Pawnee chromosome 11, C.illinoinensisPawnee_v1, whole genome shotgun sequence genome contains these proteins:
- the LOC122280509 gene encoding uncharacterized protein DDB_G0284459-like produces the protein MADTDPDNIRHQNLLPEKNLENPSKFYSHFLCKALIVLVFVVVLPIFPSQAPEFINQTLLTRSWELLHLIFVGIAVSYGLFSRRNDETEKENNNSKFDNAHTYVSRWLEVSSDFDDEAESQSGSDESRVQTWSSQYRRNKPVVVLAQEHSVHAEQRSTSEKPLLLPVRSLKSRVPDPGVVDSANESETSGHCSGSISWSTSKPSSKGFSGHSNQTRNGGLGGLDPLELEARLMDNVVHPSPVSWRSRSGRLEIKEDVDSPTLYNLAPSFEESEFNRLKSRSSSSNQMTQSSRSSSNTSSKSSLSHSLSSARKLSPSPSFSAESQAKNAEDLVRKKSFFKSPPPPPPPPPPPLIRKSSSVRPNSTFVSDGVSLEKELRRSFTSEPKKLNKSVGESQVGRVNPEVKLKVRRIRASEAEAGAGGVTDFGEDAMNGNLEKGLKEAQLVGKSGWEIMGFDQTSSRTKRLRGEDFMEFSGKENEYFVDPLTMVSEENTESEDDDIGGSPSNGVGLNHKEAASSSFGDEGGGPDVDKKADEFIAKFREQIRLQRIESIKRSSGQIKRNSSR, from the coding sequence ATGGCAGATACAGATCCTGACAACATCAGACACCAAAATCTACTTCCTGAGAAAAACCTAGAGAACCCAAGTAAGTTCTATTCACATTTCCTATGCAAAGCTCTCATAGTTTTAGTTTTCGTAGTTGTTCTTCCAATCTTTCCCTCACAAGCCCCTGAATTCATCAACCAAACTCTACTCACCAGAAGCTGGGAGCTTCTACACCTCATTTTTGTCGGTATCGCCGTCTCTTATGGACTATTTAGCCGGCGAAACGATGAAactgagaaagaaaataacaactCTAAATTCGATAATGCGCATACGTATGTGTCTAGATGGCTAGAGGTATCATCGGATTTTGATGATGAAGCCGAAAGCCAATCTGGGTCTGATGAGAGCAGGGTCCAAACGTGGAGTAGTCAGTACCGTAGGAATAAACCAGTGGTTGTTCTAGCCCAAGAACACTCTGTTCATGCAGAACAGAGAAGTACAAGTGAAAAGCCGCTGCTTTTGCCTGTTCGGAGCTTAAAATCACGGGTGCCTGACCCAGGCGTTGTAGATTCTGCTAATGAATCCGAAACTAGTGGCCACTGCTCGGGTTCCATTAGTTGGTCTACTTCCAAACCCAGTTCCAAAGGATTTTCGGGGCATTCAAATCAAACTAGAAATGGCGGATTGGGAGGTTTGGACCCGCTTGAACTGGAGGCGAGGTTGATGGACAATGTTGTGCATCCTTCTCCAGTTTCATGGCGATCGAGGTCTGGAAGACTGGAAATAAAAGAAGATGTTGATAGTCCTACACTGTATAATCTAGCTCCTTCATTTGAGGAATCTGAATTTAATCGGCTCAAATCTCGGTCTTCTAGCAGCAACCAGATGACTCAGTCATCACGATCCAGTTCCAACACCTCTTCAAAGTCGTCTCTTTCACACTCTCTATCTTCGGCAAGAAAGTTGTCTCCTTCGCCTTCGTTTTCTGCAGAATCACAAGCCAAAAATGCGGAGGATTTGGTGAGGAAGAAGAGCTTTTTCAAGTCTCCACCTCCAcccccacctccacctccacctccactaATTCGCAAGTCATCTTCAGTGCGGCCTAATTCTACCTTCGTGAGTGATGGGGTTTCGTTGGAAAAGGAACTGAGGCGAAGCTTCACAAGTGAACcaaagaaattgaataaaagCGTAGGTGAAAGTCAGGTGGGCAGAGTGAATCCTGAGGTGAAATTGAAGGTTAGGAGAATAAGAGCCAGTGAAGCAGAGGCAGGAGCTGGGGGAGTCacagattttggagaagatgCCATGAATGGTAACTTGGAGAAAGGCCTAAAGGAAGCTCAGCTGGTGGGAAAATCAGGATGGGAGATAATGGGATTTGATCAAACATCGTCCCGGACCAAGAGGCTGAGAGGGGAAGATTTCATGGAATTCTCAGGGAAAGAGAACGAATATTTTGTTGACCCGCTGACTATGGTTTCTGAAGAGAACACCGAAAGTGAGGATGATGACATCGGAGGAAGTCCAAGCAATGGTGTAGGTTTAAACCACAAGGAAGCTGCTTCGAGCAGTTTCGGTGATGAAGGAGGAGGACCTGATGTGGATAAAAAGGCTGATGAGTTCATAGCCAAATTCAGAGAGCAAATTAGGCTTCAAAGAATTGAGTCCATCAAGAGATCCAGCGGGCAGATTAAGAGAAACTCTTCAAGGTAA